The following are from one region of the Streptomyces rubrogriseus genome:
- the ligD gene encoding non-homologous end-joining DNA ligase has translation MAPMTEVEGRRVALSNLDKVLYPAAGLTKGELLHYYATTAEVLLPHLRDRAVSFLRYPDGPDGQVFFTKNVPPGTPDWVTTAEVPRSEGPARMVLVQDLASLMWAANLVTEFHTHQWTLDDPGEADRLVFDLDPGPPATVVQCCEVALWLRERLAADGIEAYAKTSGAKGLHLLAGVHGASSERVSEYAKGLAVEAERALPKLVVHRMTRSLRPGKVFVDWSQNAARKTTAAPYTVRARDVPAVSTPVTWEEVAGCGRAEQFVFLTPDVGRRVRDHGDLLAPLFDRRRAAALP, from the coding sequence ATGGCGCCGATGACGGAAGTGGAGGGGCGGCGGGTGGCCCTCAGCAACCTGGACAAGGTGCTGTATCCCGCGGCCGGCCTCACCAAGGGCGAGCTGCTGCACTACTACGCGACGACCGCCGAGGTGCTGCTGCCGCACCTGCGGGACCGCGCGGTCTCCTTCCTGCGGTATCCGGACGGCCCGGACGGCCAGGTGTTCTTCACCAAGAACGTGCCGCCGGGTACGCCCGACTGGGTCACCACGGCCGAGGTGCCCCGCTCGGAGGGCCCGGCCCGGATGGTGCTGGTGCAGGACCTGGCGAGCCTGATGTGGGCGGCGAACCTGGTGACCGAGTTCCACACCCACCAGTGGACCTTGGACGATCCCGGCGAGGCCGACCGGCTGGTGTTCGACCTGGACCCGGGGCCGCCCGCGACCGTGGTGCAGTGCTGCGAGGTCGCGCTGTGGCTGCGGGAGCGGCTGGCGGCGGACGGGATCGAGGCGTACGCCAAGACCTCCGGGGCCAAGGGGCTGCACCTGCTGGCGGGGGTGCACGGCGCGTCCTCGGAGCGGGTGTCGGAGTACGCGAAGGGGCTCGCCGTGGAGGCGGAGCGGGCGCTGCCGAAGCTGGTGGTGCACCGGATGACGCGCAGCCTGCGGCCGGGGAAGGTGTTCGTGGACTGGAGCCAGAACGCCGCCCGCAAGACCACGGCCGCCCCGTACACCGTGCGCGCCCGCGACGTGCCCGCGGTCTCCACGCCGGTGACGTGGGAGGAGGTCGCCGGGTGCGGGCGGGCGGAGCAGTTCGTCTTCCTGACGCCGGACGTGGGGCGGCGGGTGCGGGACCACGGCGACCTGCTGGCACCGCTGTTCGACCGGCGCCGGGCGGCGGCGCTGCCCTGA
- a CDS encoding NERD domain-containing protein gives MDGLRVVPTRRHGRERLYVCLPDGGNVAWYDREEARVNLLSDDRRAEVLQALAPFVTGPVTVGPPPVPTPAELARLTLHPDDDLAPNRPGEALLVALEREPGPAHRLRPDPRRRALAAEQATGTALDRLDGAGLRTLHSLPLPGGDRVHHLLIGPGGLFALHVLPARGQRVRITDPLVAPGRRTPRPLLDRVRADADRASYALTAEVRPVLVLVGAAHVTVTAPPRSVRVLTDRELPDLARTGGVLKPADVEALHAMARDRATWQGV, from the coding sequence ATGGACGGACTGCGCGTCGTGCCGACCCGGCGCCACGGCCGGGAACGGCTCTACGTCTGCCTCCCGGACGGCGGGAACGTCGCCTGGTACGACCGCGAGGAGGCCCGCGTCAACCTGCTGAGCGACGACCGCAGGGCCGAGGTGCTCCAGGCCCTCGCCCCCTTCGTCACCGGCCCGGTCACGGTCGGCCCGCCGCCGGTCCCGACCCCGGCCGAGCTGGCCCGGCTCACCCTGCACCCCGACGACGACCTGGCCCCCAACCGGCCCGGCGAGGCCCTCCTGGTCGCCCTGGAACGCGAGCCGGGGCCGGCACACCGGCTGCGCCCCGACCCGCGCCGCCGGGCGCTGGCCGCCGAGCAGGCCACCGGGACGGCCCTCGACCGCCTCGACGGCGCCGGCCTGCGTACCCTGCACTCCCTCCCGCTGCCCGGCGGCGACCGCGTCCACCACCTGCTGATCGGGCCCGGTGGTCTCTTCGCCCTCCACGTGCTGCCCGCCCGCGGCCAACGGGTGCGGATCACCGACCCGCTGGTGGCGCCGGGCCGCCGGACCCCCCGCCCCCTGCTGGACCGGGTCCGGGCCGACGCCGACCGGGCCTCGTACGCCCTGACGGCCGAGGTCCGCCCGGTGCTCGTCCTCGTCGGGGCGGCGCACGTGACCGTCACCGCCCCGCCCCGCTCGGTGCGCGTCCTCACGGACCGGGAGCTGCCGGACCTGGCCCGGACGGGCGGGGTGCTGAAACCGGCGGACGTGGAGGCCCTGCACGCCATGGCCCGGGACCGGGCCACCTGGCAGGGCGTCTGA
- a CDS encoding protein-tyrosine phosphatase family protein — protein MRTRGNGPDVPAPERPWDEIVPGLWMGGHEFRPTPGRLEFAVVRDEFDLVQTLLRLPGHGPDEGVEHHVWPIPDGPLDGTQLAGVIRLARAADEALDGGRKVLVRCYHGYNRSGLVVAHTLMRRGSGAEEAIRLVRARRSPWALHNELFVAYLRAGLATVRLLEELAE, from the coding sequence GTGCGTACCCGTGGGAATGGTCCGGACGTGCCGGCCCCGGAACGGCCGTGGGACGAGATCGTGCCGGGCCTCTGGATGGGCGGGCACGAGTTCCGGCCCACGCCGGGGCGGCTCGAGTTCGCCGTGGTGCGGGACGAGTTCGACCTCGTGCAGACGCTGCTGCGGCTGCCCGGGCACGGGCCGGACGAGGGGGTCGAGCACCATGTGTGGCCGATTCCGGACGGGCCCCTGGACGGCACCCAGCTCGCCGGGGTGATCCGGCTGGCCCGGGCCGCGGACGAGGCGCTGGACGGCGGCCGCAAGGTCCTCGTCCGCTGCTACCACGGGTACAACCGCTCGGGTCTCGTCGTCGCGCACACCCTGATGCGCCGGGGCAGCGGCGCCGAGGAGGCGATCCGGCTGGTCCGGGCCCGGCGCTCGCCCTGGGCGCTGCACAACGAGCTGTTCGTGGCCTATCTCCGGGCCGGCCTGGCCACCGTGCGGCTGCTGGAGGAACTGGCCGAGTAG